A stretch of DNA from Saccharomycodes ludwigii strain NBRC 1722 chromosome I, whole genome shotgun sequence:
TTCCGTCCCATTTAGTATTGTGCTACAAacaattgtttttaacGCCCCCAGAACACTGCAattacaaagaaaaagcttcttatatttcaaaaaatttgattaaTTTAACTATTGGAGCATCTGTTACAGATTTGGTAtctttggaaaaattattaggGCTACTTtatcaagaaaaatacaTTGACGGCAATGTTATAAATGTGCTATGGGCTATATATAATAGTgcgaaaaaatataatgaaaattcTTTATACAtagctaataataaatatgcGGGTGACAACGacgaaaataataatgttaatttattttcaattgaaCAAATACATGGatctataataatattaggCATGTTGGCATTAGTGGATAGCGAAATACCATTAAAAGGATTAGATTACTTGTTAAACGTTGGTTTAGGTGAAGTAGGATTGCATGATTTATGTTTAGCGAAATACTCCTGCATTGCTTTACAAAGAATTGTTTCACCCACTGCGGAATTTATGAATGTAGCTGTACccaaaaatttggaaataatGACTAAATTGAAGGATACGGTTGTGGCTTATACTGAAGATCCAGAATATTTCCCCTTCGCAGAGCAGGCTATTAACTGTTTATTTACTATTTTCCCCAATCCTGATGAAATTGCCACTGagattattaaaatcaagACATACCAAACGTTTGGAGAAATCCctatagaaaaaaacagtGATTTTTCTAGGTTGGCTTCTTTGAGTCAATtactttttattgttggtgAAATAGTTGTACACactgttatttatttggaaAGATGTGAAgctgaatttaaaaaaaggaaaataaagcaggaaaatgaaaagaaaattagcGATACTGATCATGTcgccaataataaatcaaagaCTTCCGGTATTAATAACCCTGGTGATGAGCTCAAGGGAGATAAAGAATTAGAGATGATTGGTGGAACGAATGAAGATGACTTTACCGATGccattaattttatcaagGAAAacgaattattatttggtgAAGGATCAATTTTAGCTAATTTTGGCCCATTAGTAGAAGAGTTAGTTTCTGATAATACGGGAAGATATGGTAACGAAATGTTACAAAGAACTGCAGTTTTATGTTTGGAAAGAATGATGTGTTGCTCATCAAAGTActgtgaaaaaaatttaccacTTTTAATCACAGTTATGGAAAAATCACCAGATCCAATAATCAGATCTAATGCAGTTCTTGGGTTGGGTGATATGGCcgtttgttttaataatctGGTTGATGAGAATACCgattttctttataaaaGGTTACATGATGAAAACGTGATGGTGCAACGAACTTGTTTAATGACTATTacttttttgattttagcTGGCCAAGTCAAAGTTAAGGGCCAATTGGGTCAAATGGCAAAATGCTTAGAAAATTCAGATCAAAGCATAAGTGATATGTGcagattatttttcatgGAATTAGCCACAAAGGACAACGCCATCTATAATGGATTCATTGATATATTCAGTAATTTATCAAATGATGCCAGTCTATCGCAAGACtcatttaaaaagattttgaaatttttgcTTTCATTTATAGACAAGGAAAAGCATCAAAAACAACTAAGTGCTAAATTATTGAATCGAATTAAAAGAGTACAAACTGAAAAAGAATGGAATGACATTGCATATGTTTTGAGTCAGTTTCCTAACAAAACAGAAGAGGTTGATGAAGTTTTACAACAAGGATTTAAAATTGTCAGTTCTAAGGAATGATCCATCTGCTTTCTTCTTGTTAAAATCGTATAACTTATTCA
This window harbors:
- the YCS4 gene encoding condensin subunit YCS4 (similar to Saccharomyces cerevisiae YLR272C | YCS4 | Yeast Condensin Subunit); this encodes MSSNTFRLAERLTCFQTAEKNSFPPIVNAQQELNTIIDKLSISPEQLDVDGNDETLESCIDICYSFQHLNLKQQTQLSYLISSSLVNLAQEIQFNLQNNLEEISDLVPYWKIHLQEYGFLSYVVLTFLQIQISKNASANSGAKRSSSDADDYQSVYKNSCTQVEGFLECIIKLFRLNLSRIFQATPEKDQFLSLFLRPVYVILETETFIKNSALKYLTLKMLSLAVKNHQQASSVQNMIISNLTYFMHLNNFNAELLQMLSNEYDYPQLTEEVLKTISNKEFNSKDTTGPKSISNFLIKISELLPRIVLKQMTLVIKLLNNSSFTLRCAVVEACGNIICNISKNDQDSEHYRLQIEVLLELLEERFVDTNPYVRTKAIQGLIKLCALNNSIFNKSRVEWTKLSVRSLQDKSSLVRRNSIKLLSKLVLTHPFKSLHGSQLTLAVWTKRLKAAQKQLNSYLKNPQNYMDGSNNADIVVSNEEGDNTDQEESIIDNDRSDEEQSKVLKMKLTIQYYKEAIEFIQNLHQGIEYGCKLLLSKNKNEVLEAMDFFVLCDAFDIETSNLGIKKMLHLVWMKNSNDEGPNIPSHLVLCYKQLFLTPPEHCNYKEKASYISKNLINLTIGASVTDLVSLEKLLGLLYQEKYIDGNVINVLWAIYNSAKKYNENSLYIANNKYAGDNDENNNVNLFSIEQIHGSIIILGMLALVDSEIPLKGLDYLLNVGLGEVGLHDLCLAKYSCIALQRIVSPTAEFMNVAVPKNLEIMTKLKDTVVAYTEDPEYFPFAEQAINCLFTIFPNPDEIATEIIKIKTYQTFGEIPIEKNSDFSRLASLSQLLFIVGEIVVHTVIYLERCEAEFKKRKIKQENEKKISDTDHVANNKSKTSGINNPGDELKGDKELEMIGGTNEDDFTDAINFIKENELLFGEGSILANFGPLVEELVSDNTGRYGNEMLQRTAVLCLERMMCCSSKYCEKNLPLLITVMEKSPDPIIRSNAVLGLGDMAVCFNNLVDENTDFLYKRLHDENVMVQRTCLMTITFLILAGQVKVKGQLGQMAKCLENSDQSISDMCRLFFMELATKDNAIYNGFIDIFSNLSNDASLSQDSFKKILKFLLSFIDKEKHQKQLSAKLLNRIKRVQTEKEWNDIAYVLSQFPNKTEEVDEVLQQGFKIVSSKE